A window of Rhizoctonia solani chromosome 5, complete sequence genomic DNA:
AAAGGTAATAAGATGCGCATATAACTCGAAATCGCCGTATTGTGGTTGGTGAGGGTTGTCATAGAAATATATAACGGATTCAAGTCAAGAGATCATGAGGCCCAAGACGCGGGTGCTCGCCTGGGGACGTTGGATGAGTACTCTGTGGGAGGACAAGATGCTGAAGACTCGTACACCCTTTCAGTCAGATTCACCTAAAAAGCAGCATGCCTTGTACTTATTCGTAGTATTATACTAAAAGTGCCCACCCACCAGTTGACTGATAGCTCATATCTTATTGAAAATGGTCGTTTGTCGAGTATCATATTAAATTTTAGCATTTGTCTGCGTACAGTGCCAATAAAATATTGCAGCAAGTAATACAACCTTCTCCAGGTTGGAAAGCAACCTCTTATTCGATGTTGACCAATACAGAACAGTGGCAACTCTTTGGTTGTGCTGGGAAAGGAACTGGCTGTTTTCCCAGCGCCATGATGACCGTTATGGATCGTACACTCTAACGAGTTGTTGTCCAAGTTTCGAGCCACTCGTCAGAAGTTGTGAATATTTGTATGAAGAACTGAGGAGCTTGGACAGCCCTTGCGACAACCTCCAACGTTGCATAAGCCcaatatatatatgcatggaCTCCCAAGGAGCAATGAGACAGGGTGACACTCTGGTGAGAATGGGGACATTGTCAACCCAACGGAGCAATTCTTCGTGTAGTAGGGTGCGACCACTACTAGTATGTGTACGAATATTGCTATTTTGGCTATTTAGATCAGGTGTTGTGTATATGGCATATGGTGAACCTCCTGGTCGACCGAGTCGTTATCAAACGTTTAATTTGAGTCTCAAGGGATGCATCAGAGCACATCGGAAAACTCATTGTGTAAAACAGAATGATCGCAGATCCAGATCAGGTAGGATGCTAGCACGAGGCTAGACCAAGCTTTAGCATAGTGTTCCCGGCCTTTGGATAAAATTAGTCGAGCATAAAATAGGTGATTTGGTCTTGCCATACCTGTATAGCATAATAGTCTCCATAGACTAAGCCTGTGTTTGTGTTGTTCCGACGAGCGTTCGAAGTGCCGTTGCTCAAAATGCTATCCCAAGTTGGCTGGAGTGCAAACTTGAAGTTGTGCACCAAAAGCTATACGAACCAATGGATATGTATCAATGTCCGAGGCATTGCCATTTAGGTTTTGAAATTCTCACCTTGACTCCCTGCTCCTTATAATAGTCTTCGCCTGTGACGTTTTGCTCTGGGTTATGGATGGGATGAGGGGGGGTTATGGACTGAACTACGTTACTACTCACATAGGCTTCGGCTTCTGCCAATATAAACAGCCCTTCAGCAGCGATAGTGGCAGCAGAGGTATCAGCTGGCCGATTAGGAGTGGGTGCGTCAAAGTCACTACCCACACGATATAAGTTTGTCTAAGCTGCTTTTATTCTGAGCTAGCACTCACTACGGAGGAATTCCGTCCGAAGGTAGGCGACTTAGAAATACTTTTGCCATTCTTCGAGCGGCATCCAGATAGTGGTTGATTGGTGAGGTTGAACACTATAACACAGCTCTTGTAAATAGTCTGCATAATGTGCTCAGAATAGTTTCTTACTTTTGGCGAATCCATATATACCCCAAGCTTGACCTGTAACTCCGATCTGATTAAACAAATAGGTTACACGCAGGCACAGACTCTTACCTCGTGTCCAGGTGCTGTCTTCCGCGTAGCCCTGGTTAGTGTAATATCTGATGATTGCGCCTGTATTTTCATTGTACACTACAACCTGATACGAAGAGCCTATTGAATTCAAATCCATTAGATTATGCAATGTGTTTCAATTATTTATTCACCATCGGGACGAACGTGGTTGGCAATTGTTTTGTTAGCATGACTGATAGCCATATCGATCAGTGTTTGAT
This region includes:
- a CDS encoding glycoside hydrolase family 88 protein; protein product: MMWSLSLLSSVLFLHRSLALAPTYSDSIFSPYIVEKYDRIEADRWTSGFLPGSFYLLEERKGLCPNNEALNSVDWLTYGRHWSNGLIPLQGGNAQEHDQGFLAIPYLEELKINPTNLLFKAADLSGNQTLIDMAISHANKTIANHAQSSDITLTRATRKTAPGHEVKLGVYMDSPKCSTSPINHYLDAARRMAKVFLSRLPSDGIPPYDFDAPTPNRPADTSAATIAAEGLFILAEAEAYVSSNVVQSITPPHPIHNPEQNVTGEDYYKEQGVKLLVHNFKFALQPTWDSILSNGTSNARRNNTNTGLVYGDYYAIQAGNTMLKLGLASC